TGAGACAACTCTGGTGTGTGTGACAATGCCGTCTCTAGGGTCTTTCCTGCTCCatttcttcctgctgctgctgacatCCCCTTAGCAgtgtgtccccccacccccatccatctctctttgtctctctggcaGCTTCTTCCAGCTCTCTGTGTTGCTTGGCTTGGAGGTTAGGATGATGATCAAACTCAGCAGATCTCAAAGATAGTTTCTCCACAATCTCACAACCCCATCATTCTATACCTGCCCATCCCAGCTTCCTTCCTTGACGGCAGCTATGTGGAGTTTTCTGGGAAGATTCATTTGCCAAGGATGGGATTCAAGAGCATCTCCCCACATTGAGAGGACAGAAGGAGGTCCTAGGAAGGTGCCAGCCTTCTCTGTAGCAGGAGTCAGATGGATTTGGGAAAGGGTTTCCAACACAACAGATGCTCTGCATGCAAGACAGCCCTGTCCCAGACCATCCTTCTGGAAGCAGAGGATGAACATGACCTCCTGTAGTGATGCTAGGGTTGAATGGGTACCCCTAAAGAAATGTCTTGGTTCTGGTCATAGCAGTTTCTACAGTACACTACAGTGAATGGAAATGTTGTCTTTCTGTTGACTATTAAAGCCTATACTGAGCCCCCATCACTTGCCTAGCTTTAAATGAAGGGGCCAGATCACTTCCTACCAAAGACTTCCCTTCCTGGGACAGTACACACCTGGTCCTCACTCTGGTTCCTGCCCTTGCTTTTAGTTCACTGACTCAGTTACATTCAAACTTACTAATCACAGACAGAGGCAAGACCTGTCTAGTGACCCATGGAAGGTGAAGAGGCAATGTGAGGAGATGAAGGAGACAGCTAGGGACTCTCAAAGGAAGGGCTGGTCCCAGCCTAGAGCAGAGGGTCGGTCCTCACAAGAGAGGCTAGAGTCCTGAGGTCACCAGAGGACACTGTTAGGTTTATTTCATGGTGAGTAGGTGCCCATAGGGGAGCCGTGAAGATGGTTGTGATCATCTGGTGGCAGGGTTCATAGAGGTGGCTGTAGGTTTGGCATAGCCTTGCAAGGCCTGAGTCTCTGATCCGCTGAAAAGTTTTGCCTTCTGGCCCGGCTCAAAGGGTTCTTAGCAGTCACTGGTGTAGCAGCTTTCGTAGTTCACAGGGCTCAGTGATAGGCATGGAGCAGGCTTGGTTCTCAAATATGTAGGCTGTGGCCTGGTCGTCTACTCGTCGAAGGGTGCTCAGAAAGGGCAGCTGTCGGGACAGGAAACTCGATGGGTCGCCGTCAGCCAGAATCAGTACCTGGGGTAGTGGCAGAGCAAAAAGTGTCACCTGGGAGAAGGAACCAGTCATTGCACCAGGTCAGGGGGACTTAAGCCTCCAAAAGGAAGGAAGTTGGGAGCTGAGTAGGGAGACTCAGCGAGGGGAGGCAGAAGGCGAACCCAGCTTTGCAGGGATGTGCACCTTGTTAGGGATGTAGATAGAGTGGATGCACTGCAACAGGGCCTTGGTGTCCTTGGCCTGGGGGTCTCCACAGATCACAATCTGGTTAGTACAAGAAAAATCATCCAGTGTCAGAAAAGAAGAAGCTAGGCCCCAAGATCTGCCAAGACTTCTAAGTCCTTCCTCTGGCCACCCAGTATTctcaagaagagaaaggactcACCTTAGCCACCAGGAGGATACATCAGATTCAGTGCtcagcaagtaaacacacacacacacacacacacacacacacacacacacacacgcacacacgcacacacacacacacacaggaatgcacACAAGTGGCAATGTCATACATTGTAGTGGATATACAAATATGGGGGGAGGGTGTTCAGGAGACGATATACTGGATGGCACACAACACACAAAGAGGCCTAGAGTAGTTACATACACGCACAGAAGATGCCCAGAGAAGTGGATgccacacatataaacacacacaaacatgcttgcacacatacaGGCACTCAAGTATTCATAGGCGAACCTGAGGCAAACACTCTGACCAACACCAGCCCACAAATcagaaaaactgtgtgtgtgtgtgcgtgtgtgtgtgtgtgtgtgtgtgtgtgtgtgtgtgtgtgtgttgtatactaAAGGGTTGAAATAGCAATAAAGTGCATAGGAACAGAATTCATCAGACCAACATGCAGTGCCTTACAAATACTTCaccagccacacaaccacccaTCTTTAGCCCCTTCGTTTTGCCTTTTTACTCAAGACAGCCCAGTGACAAGCCCTCACAGGAATGTCCCTGGACCAGAGAGGCCTGTCTCCTCTGACACTACCCTTGCACAGATATCTCCACTCCACAGAGCCAAGACTCCTGACCTTCTAAGTGCCTGCACACATGTAAGTGAGCTTTGGGGACAGCCCTGGAACACTCCACTCATGGCTCTCAAACCCTGCTGCATCACCAGCATCCCTCCTGGCCTGGGTCTCAGTCCACATATTACCACCTCCCTACCTGCTTGAGAGTCTGCTGTTGAGCTGAGAGGGTGCGCACCATCTCAGGCAACGCCACAGGGACACGACGCATGCGCTCAGAGAAGGCTGTCAGCAGGCATACACATTTGTCCATCCAGTCCTTGTGGCCAGTGAAACCATGCAACCTAAGAAGGTTGTGGGCTGACACAGAGTTGGCACTGGGCTCTGCACCATCCTGGTCTGCAAAGGATAAGGGGGGAAGGTCACTGGGGCTTTAGGACTCTGCCCTGAGACTGAATCTGGGTTGTGAGGTCCAGTGATAGGATGGGGAAGTACATGTGTTGTTGGtctgattgtttcttttttaCAGACCCTGTATCCTTCTGAACTGTGGGTATCCAGGTTTCTTTATCCCACTACTGATGCCTTTGTCCAGCTATTGACTACTGGGGCCAGACAGGCATCACCCAACTCCTTCATCTCTTCTAACTCACCTACAGATCCTTCTAGGCTGCTGCCTGAACAGGCCCCAGTCCCTCCCTGTCCCCCATCTCAGGTGCAGTTCCTCCAAGACTAAACACCAATGTCCTCTTAATGGGTCACCCTGATTTCCCAGTTCCTATTCTTCCCTACCATTTTACATTCAAGCCAGAGCAGGTCAGAACCCTCTCCccatccttttttccccctttaatttTATCCTGGTGTGATCAGACACCAgacagcctgggaattgaacccggtccCTCTGGAACatcggtcagtgctcttaaccactgagccctcacTTCCTTACCGAGCAccagcatcctcctctctcaCCACCTCCAGTCTCTCGGTCTTTCATCACTCAGCCTATCCCCCTAGGGCTCTCTCAGACTATCTCCTCTGCCTAAACTCTCTCCTAAGTGCCTGCATGAGCACACAGCTCCTCCTGGTTGATACCTGTCACAGGGTTActgcaatcccagtgctctggTGGTGTTACATTTTGCACTATTGCTGGTTATCTCCACCACACACTGTAAACTTCCTGCAGGCAGAGACCAAGGCATTCTTATTTAACAAATGAATCTGTGGGTTTCAAAGACCACTGCATGCTCACAGGACGGCTAGAACAACCTCTCCATCAACTCTGAGGAATGACTACCACTACATTCACCTGTATATCAAGAAGCAGGTTCAGAAATAACAGACTACCAAAGTCACATGGAATAAAGACGTGAAGCCAGAAGCCCCACATCAGCTTTTTACCACAAGACTACACAAATGTCTCCCTCGGGAAATGCCCTGCCCTGACTAGAACCAGGACCCAAGGCTGGCCCACAGCCACACTGACCATCCTTCAGACGAAGAGGCAGGTCTGCCCCCAGTTCAGCCTCACTGCAGAAGTAGCCACCACCTTGGGAGTCCCAGAAGAGCttgtcctgtgtgtcctgcaggcGCAGAGCCCACTCGAGCCAGGAGCTCTCCTGAGAGGCCTCATACAGGTCCAGCAGGCCCCGCACCACGAAGGCATAGTCTTCCAGGAAGCCCCAGCAGGGTGGGTTACTAGGGGTATAGGAGAGAAGGGAAATCTGAGGACAGGCCTAGGAATATGCAGGCAGCACACTTTTCATACCTTCTCTCTGTTAATTCTCAACACCCACCTCTCCCGTGGCTACAATTAGCCCATTTCCCCAGAGTCAAGGGGGCCAGGAGTAGTAAGTGTGCACACGGTGGGGGAGTGACCGATCAGTTGATTGAAGGAGAAGAACAAGAATTGGAATCACACAAGGAGATGGCCTCTTGGTCTGTCCAGCCCCCTACCTGTGTTCTACAGTTCCTCCAGAGCCAGCATAGCATGCTCGCTTCAGGCGGCCACTGGCCACATCAAACATGTGCCGCTTGAGGAACTTGGCGCCATTGGTGGCTTGGGTGACCAACTTATCCATGCCCAGGACAGCCCCCGTCACAGCAAAGCCAGACACCATCAGGCCTGGAGGAAAAGAGGCACCAGAGGTGGTAAGAGGCCATCGAAAGCTCTCCAGGGACACCCACCACACACCTGAGCCTCCAAATGCCTAGCCCAGGCAGGTTACTTAGACCCTAAGTCTCCGTTTATTTCTTTctaaatcaaaataaagaaaagaagcctAGGAAGAAAGAATGGGCAGACTGAAGAGGCAAATAGGATCAGTGCTCAGAGAGGGTCACCCCACCGTTCCAGGCGGCCAGCATCTTGCTGTCTAGGTGTGCCTTCGGCCGATGTTTCCGGGCCTGGAAGAgcttctccagccctgtgttgAGCAATGTGCTCACAGCCTCCACATCCAGGCCAAAGCGGGCTGCTGTCAGCTCCAGTGAATACCGCACTGTTAGAACATTCTGGCCAGTCAGCTCCCCCTTGGAATCCTGAGAAAAACAGCCTTAGCTGGAAGAAGCCCATGTGCTTGGTAGGCCTGGGGTCTTTCTCTTGTGTCCCCAGAGGTCCTCACCTGAGTGGAGCTGATATTGCCTGCTTCACTGAGTCCATAATGCTTCATTAGGAGCTGGCCGGCGGTCAGTGGCTCGCTGGCGCCCCCCACAGGTTCTGGGAGTAGCTGTTGGACCTCTTCGACTGTCCACACATAGAAAGCACCCTCTTTGGGCTTCATGCCCCTTTCTGGGGGAGAATCTGCATCCTCTGCACTGTAGAAACCTCCAGACTGTGGGGATAGGAGAGTTGGATGGTCACCATCCAAAAGGCAATGGAGGCCTTGAACCCTCCTGCAGtcaggtccacctgcctcagtgGACACACACCCGATGGCTCAGACTCCGGGTCACATACTGCAGGATGCCTTTGGCAACATCAGAGTAGAATTCATCACCAGAGATCTGTGGGGGATGGAGGCTGTAAATAGAGGGCACTGGGGCAGCTCAGATTCATGGAGCACATTCTCCCAGGAAAGTGGGGGTAGGGAGAAGCCCAGGTATCCAGGATGTGAGAAGGAATTATGGGTTGAAATTCAGAGGAAGCCACCGTTACCTGGAAGGCCTTGGGACTGGCAGCCAGGGTTGAGGTTAGGGGCAAAAGTCACCTGGAAGGCCTGGGAATAGACCACGGATAGCTGTGCCTGGTCATAGAGCATCTTCTCAAAGTGGGGGATGTGCCACTGGCGGTCCGTGGAGTACCGGTGAAAGCCCTGTGCCAGGCAGGATGTAGGGCTAGgctgatctctgcctctgtcacCAGTCCTGCTGCCCCTCCGGGGAACCTGGCCTCCCCCTCACCTGCCCCACATGGTCCCGGATGCCTCCGTTGGCCATCATTTTTAGCGTGTGCAAGGCCATCTGCTGAGCCCGGGGGCCATCCTGGGTGAGCCGGTGACTGTACCAATAGGAGAACAGGAAGTTCAGGATCACTGTGGAGCAGGAAGAAGAGGGTGAGCGGGCCAGGCGGTCTCTGACCCCTCAGTCTCTGTCAGACTGGAAGATGGGATTTTCACTATCTACCCAGAGGACACAGGCCATTGCCCCAGTCAGAGGTCAGAATATCACTGGTCCACAGGGGACCAGAAAGGAACTGAGCCGCTCAGCCACCCAAGACAGGCCAGGGTCACTGGGCCGCTTAACTAAGTCAACACGGTCGTCATACAGGTCAGAGGTCACTGACCAGGTGTGGGAAACTTGGGGGCCTCAGCAAAGCCGCCATACTCCTCATCATAGCCTTCATCCAGTTGCTGGAAGCAGCGGCTGTTCATGGTAGCAGCCGAGGGTGGCATCTGTCGGTCACCCGTGCTGATCTCAGATCGGGCTAGGAGGGCTGTGGTGACACGCTGGCTGTTTTCCAGAAGGGTGTTCTTGTTCTGTTTCCACTGCAGGAGGTGAGCACACACCTAGGGGTCAGTATGTGCTACAGGCTCTGTGGTCCCTCAGCCTGGACTCTGGCATTTCCCCTCTCCCGCTATTCACCAACCTGATCACGGATTCTCATCAACACTGTTCGGAAGCCGACTCGAGTCAAGCCATCCTCGGGTGGGAAGTAGGTGCCACCGACAAAAGGCTGAAGGCTGGGGGTCAGCCACACATTCATTGGCCAGccccctccactgctggtggcctgagagagagagagagagagagagaggagagagagagagagagagagagagagagagagagagagagagaggaccgaGGTCAGGGGAGCTGTCCCGCACAGGTGTGGACAACACTGCTACAAGAGATGGCTCACTTGTACAAAAGTCATGTACACTTTGTCCACATCTGGCCGCTCTTCCCGGtccaccttcacacagacaaagTCCTCGTTGAGCAAATGCCCGATCTCTTCATTCTGGAAGGACTCCTCCTCCATCATATGGCACCAGTGACAGGTGGAGTACCCCACTAAGATGGAAGAGCGGCATGAGGGCAGGACAAGGTCCCTGAGACCCAGAAGACCTTCCCTAACCTGCTGCCTGTCACTGAGCCCCGTACCGGGGAAGGTGAGTACATACCTGAGAGGAAAattggcttgttctccttcttgGCCTTGTCGAAGGCTTCCTGTCCCCAGGGGTACCTAGGTCCAACAGGAAGAGGCATCACTCGGCCGCCTAGGGGGTCTCAGAGGAGTGTGGGACTCCAGCTGCTTCGAGGGCAGCCCTGGAACAGTACTCACCAATCCACCGGGTTGT
Above is a window of Onychomys torridus chromosome 8, mOncTor1.1, whole genome shotgun sequence DNA encoding:
- the Spata20 gene encoding spermatogenesis-associated protein 20 isoform X1, with amino-acid sequence MDRKKHGRSVLPRSNAGRRSETSHRARDSARTGSRVRPSPVLPPEQEQPYCESRPESQSRRGSSSREKDRSATVSNSAPMPAGGKASRTSCAPPPAPEKAPNRLIHEKSPYLLQHAYNPVDWYPWGQEAFDKAKKENKPIFLSVGYSTCHWCHMMEEESFQNEEIGHLLNEDFVCVKVDREERPDVDKVYMTFVQATSSGGGWPMNVWLTPSLQPFVGGTYFPPEDGLTRVGFRTVLMRIRDQWKQNKNTLLENSQRVTTALLARSEISTGDRQMPPSAATMNSRCFQQLDEGYDEEYGGFAEAPKFPTPVILNFLFSYWYSHRLTQDGPRAQQMALHTLKMMANGGIRDHVGQGFHRYSTDRQWHIPHFEKMLYDQAQLSVVYSQAFQISGDEFYSDVAKGILQYVTRSLSHRSGGFYSAEDADSPPERGMKPKEGAFYVWTVEEVQQLLPEPVGGASEPLTAGQLLMKHYGLSEAGNISSTQDSKGELTGQNVLTVRYSLELTAARFGLDVEAVSTLLNTGLEKLFQARKHRPKAHLDSKMLAAWNGLMVSGFAVTGAVLGMDKLVTQATNGAKFLKRHMFDVASGRLKRACYAGSGGTVEHSNPPCWGFLEDYAFVVRGLLDLYEASQESSWLEWALRLQDTQDKLFWDSQGGGYFCSEAELGADLPLRLKDDQDGAEPSANSVSAHNLLRLHGFTGHKDWMDKCVCLLTAFSERMRRVPVALPEMVRTLSAQQQTLKQIVICGDPQAKDTKALLQCIHSIYIPNKVLILADGDPSSFLSRQLPFLSTLRRVDDQATAYIFENQACSMPITEPCELRKLLHQ
- the Spata20 gene encoding spermatogenesis-associated protein 20 isoform X2, with protein sequence MDRKKHGRSVLPRSNAGRRSETSHRARDSARTGSRVRPSPVLPPEQEQPYCESRPESQSRRGSSSREKDRSATVSNSAPMPAGGKASRTSCAPPPAPEKAPNRLIHEKSPYLLQHAYNPVDWYPWGQEAFDKAKKENKPIFLSVGYSTCHWCHMMEEESFQNEEIGHLLNEDFVCVKVDREERPDVDKVYMTFVQATSSGGGWPMNVWLTPSLQPFVGGTYFPPEDGLTRVGFRTVLMRIRDQWKQNKNTLLENSQRVTTALLARSEISTGDRQMPPSAATMNSRCFQQLDEGYDEEYGGFAEAPKFPTPVILNFLFSYWYSHRLTQDGPRAQQMALHTLKMMANGGIRDHVGQGFHRYSTDRQWHIPHFEKMLYDQAQLSVVYSQAFQSGGFYSAEDADSPPERGMKPKEGAFYVWTVEEVQQLLPEPVGGASEPLTAGQLLMKHYGLSEAGNISSTQDSKGELTGQNVLTVRYSLELTAARFGLDVEAVSTLLNTGLEKLFQARKHRPKAHLDSKMLAAWNGLMVSGFAVTGAVLGMDKLVTQATNGAKFLKRHMFDVASGRLKRACYAGSGGTVEHSNPPCWGFLEDYAFVVRGLLDLYEASQESSWLEWALRLQDTQDKLFWDSQGGGYFCSEAELGADLPLRLKDDQDGAEPSANSVSAHNLLRLHGFTGHKDWMDKCVCLLTAFSERMRRVPVALPEMVRTLSAQQQTLKQIVICGDPQAKDTKALLQCIHSIYIPNKVLILADGDPSSFLSRQLPFLSTLRRVDDQATAYIFENQACSMPITEPCELRKLLHQ